A window of the Dioscorea cayenensis subsp. rotundata cultivar TDr96_F1 chromosome 14, TDr96_F1_v2_PseudoChromosome.rev07_lg8_w22 25.fasta, whole genome shotgun sequence genome harbors these coding sequences:
- the LOC120276088 gene encoding UDP-glucose flavonoid 3-O-glucosyltransferase 7-like, translating to MAPGHMIPMLDIAKLFSHFGVQTTFISTFGNAPLVETSINHFNSTNSSNPSIKLVLIQFPSAEAGLPVGCENASYLTSIDMLVSFHKAVAMLRQHFDQLLEQLLPDAVFSDYFLPWTLDSAYIVMLFNTWTFAVCAAYNVDHYDPHSRPEESFIVPDLPHPIHILKSQVHNLLKTDPRIMKIMLAADESDEKSYGAVMNSFYELEPDYVDYYRNVCCKM from the exons ATGGCCCCCGGCCACATGATCCCCATGCTAGACATAGCCAAACTATTCTCACATTTTGGAGTCCAAACCACATTCATATCCACCTTCGGCAACGCTCCCCTTGTTGAAACAAGCATAAACCACTTCAACTCCACCAACTCCTCCAACCCTTCAATAAAACTAGTACTCATCCAATTCCCCTCAGCCGAAGCCGGTCTCCCCGTCGGCTGCGAGAATGCCTCATATCTCACTTCAATTGACATGCTCGTCAGCTTCCACAAAGCAGTCGCTATGCTCCGGCAACATTTCGACCAACTCCTTGAACAACTCCTCCCTGACGCTGTCTTCAGTGACTATTTCTTACCCTGGACATTGGATTCCGCATATATTGT GATGCTTTTTAAT ACATGGACGTTCGCTGTGTGCGCTGCGTACAACGTTGATCATTACGACCCCCACTCTAGGCCAGAAGAGTCCTTCATTGTGCCTGACCTCCCTCATCCAATCCACATTCTCAAATCTCAAGTCCACAATCTCTTGAAAACAGACCCGAGGAtaatgaagatcatgcttgcgGCTGATGAGTCTGATGAGAAGAGTTATGGTGCAGTGATGAACAGCTTCTACGAACTTGAACCAGACTATGTTGATTACTACAGGAATGTATGTTGTAAAATGTAG